Below is a window of Wenzhouxiangella sp. XN201 DNA.
TGGGTCGGGGCGCTCCGGTATCCTCAGCGTTCGCACTGACGACCCGGCTCAAGCGCCGCCTTGGGCGCAGGCGCTGGCCGAACGGGGCATTGCCTGCGCCAGTCCCGACGGCTGGATTCGCCTCTCGCCGCACTGGCCCAATGCCCTGGACGAGCCCGGGCGTATCCTGGCGGCGGTCGATGCCATTCGGGATGCTGGTGGACCGGCTTGACGGCCATCAAGGACAATCCTTGATGTTGCGGTCAAGCTGTGGCGCATCCGACATCTTCCCGGTTCGACTGCAATGCCCATCAAGCTCGTCTGTCCGGCCGGCTCGCTGCCAGCCCTGCGTGAGGCGGTCAACAACGGTGCCGACGCCGTCTACCTGGGGTTCCGCGACGCGACCAATGCGCGCGCTTTCCCGGGCCTGAATTTTTCCGATCGCGATATCGAGCGCGGCCTGGCCCATGCGCGCTCGCACGGTTGCCGGGTCTACGTGGCGCTCAATACCTATCCCACTTCCGACAAGCTGTCGCAGTGGTACTCGGCGGTCGACCGGGCCGCCGACCTGGGCGTGGACGCGCTCATCATCGCCGAGATGGCGGTGATGGACTACGCTGCCCGGAAGCATCCCGATATCCGGCGCCATCTGTCCGTTCAGGGCTCGGCGACGACGGCGGCAGCGCTGAAGTTCTTCCACGAACAATTCGGCATCTCGCGTGCAGTGTTGCCGCGCGTGCTGGCCATCCAGCAGGTCGAGGCGCTGGCCGAGAAAACGCCGCTCGAGCTCGAGGTGTTCGCCTTCGGCAGCCTGTGCATCATGGTCGAGGGCCGCTGCCAACTCTCCAGCTACGTCACCGGCCGATCACCCAACCTGGCCGGGGTCTGCTCACCGGCCGAGTTCGTGGCCTGGCAGGAAACGCCCGAAGGCAAGACGGCGCGCCTCAACGGCGTGCTGATCGACCGCTTTGCCGACGGCGAGCCGGCCGGCTATCCGGTGGTCTGCAAGGGTCGCTACCGGCTCGGCGACGAGATTTCCCACGTCCTGGAAGAGCCGACCAGCCTCAATACCCTCGAACTGTTGCCGCGGCTGAAGGCCGCCGGCATCTCGGCAGTCAAGATCGAGGGTCGCCAGCGTTCGCCGGCCTATGTCGGCACGGTTGTGCGCATCTGGCGCGCCGCCATCGATCGGCTTGAGGCCGACCCGGAAGGATTTGCCACGGATGCCAAATGGCAAAGCGAGCTCACGCGCCTGTCGGAAGGCAGCCAGGTTACTTTGGGGCCGTACCAAAGGGCATGGCAATGAAGCTTTCCCTGGGTCCGTTGCAGTATTTCTGGCCGCGTCAGAAGACGCTGGCCTTCTACGAGTCGATGGCCGGCGAGCCGGTTGATATCGTCTACCTGGGCGAGACGGTCTGCTCCAAGCGACGCGAACTCAAGTTGACCGACTGGCTGGCACTGGGGCGCGACCTGAAGGCCGCCGGTCACGAGGTCGTGCTCTCGACCCTGACCCTGATCGAGGCGGCCTCCGAACTGTCGATGTGCAAGCGCATCGTGGAAAATGGCGAGTTCGCCGTCGAGGCCGGTGATCTCTCGGCGGTGCAACTGTGTCGCGAACGCGGCCTGCCTTTCGTGACGGGGCAGGGGGTGAACATTTACAACCACCGGGCGCTGGCGCTGTTGCACGCGTCGGGGCTGTTTCGCATGGTTGCACCGGTGGAACTCGGGCAGGCGCAACTGTCGCAGCTCCGGGAGCCGGGTACGGACGGGCCCGAGATCGAGATCCTGGCCTGGGGTCGCGTGCCCCTGTCGCATTCGGCGCGTTGTTTTACGGCCCGCGCGGTCGGCCGCGGCAAGGATCAGTGCGGTTTCGAGTGCATCCATCACCCTGAAGGCCAACTCGTGCAGACCCGAGAAGACCGGCCATTCCTCAATTTGAACGGCATCCAGGTGCAGTCCGGTGCCTTGCAGGATCTCGGCCCGCACGTCGAATCCCTCGCCGCTGCTGGCGTCGATATCCTGCGATTGTCACCGCAGCAGGCGAACATGTCCGCCGTGATTGGGCGCTTTCGCGCGGCGCTGGCCGGCCAGCTAACCGAAGCCGTTCCGGATGCCGTCAGTGGCTATTGGCAAGGCCGGCCGGGAATGGACTGAAGGTCGCCTCAGTTCCTGCCGAGCTTTCTGCGTACCGGCCGTTCCAGGCTGGTCAGGCCGTGCGCCTTGCCGATTTCGATTGCCGATTCTGCATCCCGGCCCTGGATCCAGGCCGCGCGTAGTGCGTACAGGGCGCCGATGCGGTTGCCTGAGGCACAGTGCAGCAGGGCCGGGTCGTCGCCGATTTCGGCCAGGATGCGGTCGAAATCCTCGACTGCGGCGCGGTTGAGGTCCCCGGGGCTGCCGATCGGCACGCGGTGGTACTCCATGCCCAGGGCAGCGACCAACTCGGCTTCGTCCCAGGCCTCGAATTCACCGATGTCGCGGGCGTTGACCACGTGGCGCACACCGGCACGCTCGGCCGCGACCAGTTCGGCGGGCGTGGGCTGGCCGGAAATCGTGCGACCGGGTTCGGGCCGGTGGGCGCCCTCGATATCCAGGCGGCTCGTGGACTCCGGCGTGGCCGCGCAGGCTGCCACCAGAAGTAGCAGACAAAGTGCACAAAAGAACTTTCTAGGCGTCATCTTTTCGCTCCTCCTCGTCCGGTTCGGGTGATTCCGTTTCCGACTGCAGCCCGGTTTCCGGCAATTCCAGGCCGAGTTTGCGCGCGCGGGTCTTCCACTGCTCCCGCGCGGCGTGGCGCAAGTCTTCAACGGTGTCGCTTTCGTCGACGATCTCCATGCCGAGCAGGGTTTCGAGCACGTCTTCCATCGTCACCACCCCGGCCAGACCACCATACTCGTCAACCACCACGGCAAAGTGCTCCTGCCGCGCCAGCAATTCGCTAAAAAGGTTCTGCAGCGACACGAACTCGGGCACGAACAGGACCTCTCGTTTGAGTTCTTCCAGGCGCGTTTCGCCGCGTCCCTGGGCCTGGGCCAGCATGATGTCGGTCTTGAGCACGTAGCCGCGGATGTCTTCGTCTGACTCACCGTAGACGGGAAAACGCGAAAAGCTCATGCCCCGGGAAGAGTCCATGGTTTCGCTGACTGTCTGGTCGCAACGCATCTTCACAACAGCCACGCGCGGGGTCATGATGTCTTCGACGCGAATGGCGCTGAAGCGGATCAGATTGGTGAAGATATTGGATTCTTCTTCCCCGAACACGCCCTCGCGCGAGCCGGCCTGAGCCAGAACGCGGAACTCCTCGCGGCTGACCGTCGGGGCCGATTTGTCGTGCGCCAGCCAGCGGGTGATCTGCTTTGACAGCTGCACCAGCGGCCAGGTGACGTAGATGAGCACGATACAGGCGCTGGCGGTGAAGCCCGCCAGGGACTTGGCATGGGTCGCGCCGAGGGTCTTGGGGATGATCTCGGAGAACACCAGGATGAGCAGCGTGACGATGGCCGAAGCCAGGGTCAGCCAGGCCTGGCCGAAGATCACCTGCGCCTGGGCGCCGACCCCGGCCGCGCCGAAAGTGTGCGCCACCGTGTTGAGACTCAGAATCGCCGACAGCGGTTGGTCGATGTCGCGCTTGAGCCGTCGCAGGCGCTTGCCGGTGCGGCTGCCGCGCTCGTTGAGCACCGCGATATGGGCCGGGGTGATGCTCAACAGCGCCGCTTCCAGGATCGAACAGAGAAAGGAAACGCCGATGGCGAGAAACAGGTAGAACGCCAGTAAGGCCATATCAACTCATTTGCGGAAGCTGTCGGGCATTGTAGCGAACTGCCCGGAGTCGGATGTGCAGACGCCGGCCGGCCCTGGTATTCGCTTCAGAAGCCGAAGATGCTGAAGCCGCCGTCCACAGCGAGGGTCTGGCCGCTGATATAACCGGCGGCCGGCAGGCACAGAAACGCCACCGTCGCGGCCACTTCCTCGGGTCGGCCGATGCGCTTGAGCGGGGTACGCGCCAGGACTTCGGCCCGGAAGTCCGGATCGTCGAGGACTTGCCGGGCCAGCGGTGTGTCGATGTACCACGGCGCGACGGCATTGACGCGAATGCCGTCGTCGGCCCACTCCACGGCCAGGTTGCGCGTCATCTGGTTCATGGCCGCCTTGCTCATCGCATACGGTGCGCCGGTCCGGAGATGCTTCAGCCCGGCCACTGAACTGACGTTGACGATGCTGGCGCTACCGGCAGCCGCAAGCGCCGGATGGGCTGCCCGGCTAAGGTCGAATGCGGCCATCAGGTTGGTGCCGAAAATGTCCCGGACTTCGTCGCCGGCGTAGGCCAGGGCCGGCTTGCGAATGTTGTAGCCGGCATTGTTGACCAGGATGTGAAGGGGTGCACCGATCGACTCGATCAGGCGTGAGCGCGAGTCGGCGTCGCTCACATCGCCGGCCAGCGCGTGGGCGCGAAAGCCATCGGCGTTCAGCTCGGCCACGGCTTCTTCCAGGGTGCTGCGCCCCCGGGCCGTCATCCACACTTCCGCGCCGCGTTCGCAAAGTGCGCGGGCAATGGCCAGGCCGATGCCGCGACTGGCACCGGTGACCAGCGCGCGGCGGCCGTCGAGGCGCCAGAGATCTTTCGATGAATCATCCATGGGCTCATTATCCGCGTCGTGCAGCCCCGGCTCAATGCTGCGCGGTAACATGAGCCCGACACGCGCAGTCGGAGCGGACATGGAAATCGAGCAGATCGAGATTCGCGATCATCTGCGCCAGCGCGAGCCGTTCAGTTTTCTCGCCGAGGACGAACTCACGGCCGTGGCGCAATCGGTGGAGGTGGCCTATTTCCGGGCCGGCTCCGATATCCTTTCGCTCGGTGACGAGATCAATGACCTGCACTATATCCGCAGCGGTTCGGTCGAGCTCTTTCGGCGTAGCGGCGAGCTCTACAACCGCCTGGGCGAGGGCGACATCTTTGGCCAGCTCGGACTACTGACCCGGCGCAGCGCCCGTTTTCCTGCGCGGGCGCTCGAAGATACGTTGATCTACTTCATCCCCGGCGATCTGTTCCGCAATCTGTTCGACAGCAACACCGCTTTCGCCGACTACGTCGAGGTCGAGGATCGCACCCGCCTGCGCCAGGCTGCGGCGCGCAGTGGCGGCGACAATCCCTTGCTGACGCTGCGTACCGGCAAGCTCGTCAGTCACCGACCGGTAATCGTCACGGCCTCGACCACGGTCGAAGAAGCAGCGCGGTTGATGACCGAAGAGCGCATCACCTCCGTGCTGGTGGTCAAGGATGACATCGAGGCGGCTGCGCGTGTGCAGTCGCCGGAGCTGGTCGGCATTCTGACCGACAGTGACCTGAGGCGGCGCATTGTCGCCCAGGGCTTGCCGTCGGACACGCCGGTCAGCGAGGCCATGTCCGGTCGGGTCGCCAGTATCCAGGACGACTGCTACCTGTTCGAGGCGCTGTTGATCATGCTGCGTGAGAACGTGCACCACCTGCCGGTGCTGCACCATCAACAGCCAATCGGCGTGCTCGACCTGGCCGATATCATTCACCATGAAACCCAGAACAGCCTGTTCGTCGTGCGCAACATCTTCCACTGCAACAGCGTCGAGGGCCTCGAGGCGCTCAGACCCGCGGTGGCCGCCAGTTTCGTACGCATGGTCGAGGAAGATGCCAATACGCACATGATCGGCAGCGCCATGGCGACCATCGGCCGCAGCTTCAAGCAGCGTCTGCTCGAACTGGGCGAACAACAGTTCGGACCACCGCCCGTTCCCTACTGTTTTCTGGCCCTGGGCTCGATGGCGCGCGACGAGCAGTTCCTGTTCACCGACCAGGACAACGCCATGGTGCTCGACGATGCCTTCGATCCGGCCCGCCACGATGACTATTTCCTCAAGCTGGCGCAGTTCGTCAGCGATGGGCTCGATCGCGCGGGCTACGTCTACTGCACGGGCGACATCATGGCCACCAACAAGAAGTGGCGCCAGCCCCTGTCGGCGTGGAAGAAGCAGTTCATGGAATGGATTCACCGGCCCAATGCCGAACGCCTGCTGCACAGCTCGATCTTCTTCGATCTCGACGGCGTGGCGGGCCAGACCAGCATGGCCGACGAACTCAATGAGCTGATCGCGGTAGAGGCCAGCGCCGAACCCGCCTTTCTCGGCTGTCTGGCGCAGAATGCCCAGAACCGAACGCCGCCGCTGGGCTTTTTCCGCGACTTCGTTCTCGAACAGGGTGGGCGCCACGCCAATTCGATCAATCTCAAGCGCCGCGGCACCGCGCCCCTGATCGACGTCATTCGGGTACACGCTCTGGCTTCTGCTTCCCGCTCGCAGAACGCCTTCAAGCGCCTCGACGACTGCGTGGCGGCCGGTTTCCTGACCGCAAACATGGCCGCCGATCTGCGCGATTCGCTGGAGTTCATTTCTATCGTGCGTGCCCGCCACCAGGCCTGGGATGTCGAGCGCGGCGGTGAGCCGAACAACAACATCGACCCGGAAACCCTGTCGGCTTTCGAGCGGCGCAGCCTCAAGGACGCTTTCAAGGTGTTGTCGAACGCGCAGAAGTTCATCCGTTTTCGCTACCGGCCGGTTCGAGTCTGAGCGCTTGTGTTCATTCCGGGTAACAGCAAGAAGAACGAGCCGGCCGACTGGGCTGCGAAGTTTGAAACCCTGGCCGAAAAATCGCGTCAGCCGCTGCTGCGCGACTACTATGCCCGCGGCGCGGTGGCGCCGGACACCCCGCTCGAGCAGGTGCCGTTGATGGCGCTCGATCTGGAAACTACCGGCCTCGACTCACGCCGCCACGGCATCGTCAGCATTGGCCTGGTGCCGTTCAACCTGAAGCGTATCCAGACAAGCCGGTCACATTACTGGGTCGTGCGGCCACGCCGCGAGGTCGAGGAACGCTCGATCACCATCCATCGGATTACCCACGAGCAAATCGAATCGGCGCCCGACCTCGAAAGCCTGGCCGAGGCCCTGCTCGACGCCATCGCCGGTCAGGTGCTGGTGGTGCACTATCAGGCCATCGAGCGGCCCTTCCTCTACCGGGCCTTCGAGCGCCGTTTCGGCGAGGGCCTGCTGTTTCCGTTGATTGATACCCTGCAGATGGAAAAGCGTATCCGCGGCCGGGTCAGCCTCAACCCGCTGACCTGGCTGGCGCGCGGGCGTCACTCCTGGCGCCTGGCCGACTGCCGTCGGCGCTACGGCCTGCCCGAATATGCACCCCACCACGCCTTGACCGACGCGTTGGCCACGGCGGAATTGTTTCAGGCGCAGGTGGCTTATCACGGAAGTCCCGACGATCGGGTTGAGCACTGGTGGCTGTAAATGAACTTCAAAATTCGAAATTCCAAGCACCAAATTACAAACAAATTCGAATGACCGAAATTCGAATGTTCCTAACGAGCAAGGTGCTGAAAATCCGCCGAGTGCTGCCTACCAATTTCCGTTGAGGGTGAACCAGACCTTGGTGACATCGGGGTGGCCATTGCTGCTGTCGCCGTTGAAGCGGGCTGCTTTCACTTCTGCCGACAATCCGGCGACAAGCGGGCGTTTGATCATCAGACCAAACTCGCGGCCATAGCTGCGAGAGTCCCGGTCGCTGCGAAAGTCGTGCAGTTTGACGAGGCCGGTCCACTGGCCGAGCGTGGTGCCGGCGGCAGCATACGTATCGAAGAGGCCGTCGGTCGGCGTAGTCAGGAACTGGTCGGTCCAGCCATTGTGGGCGTGCAGGGTGGCCAGCGGCATCTGGAACGCGTAGTTGCCATCGCCGCCCAGGCGTTCGTGGCCGGCGAACCAGTGCCAGCGTTCCAGCTTCTGCTGCAGGCGCAGGTGGATGTAGTTCTGGCCCGAAACCGCGTCGAGCTCGCGAATGCCGTCCTGGCGCGCAAACTCGACCCGGTAGCCGAAGCCCTGGTCGCCCGGCAGATCGCCGGTCAGGCGCAGGCCGAGGTTGCGGTGCGAGGCCGGGCGGTCGTCGAAGGCGATGCGGTGGGCATAGAGCGCCGACTTGACCGGGCCAAAGTCGCGCGTGAGTGTGCCCATCCAGGCATTGAGCTCGGCTTCGGCGAGCAGCGGGTTGGGATTGGACGGACCAAAGACGCGATGGGCCTTGTCGAGCCAGCGCAGGTCCACTTGCCAGTCTTCGGCCGGTTGCCAGCCGAGGGTGATCGCGTCGAAAGTCTGTTCGAGCTGACGAAAGCCGACGTTGCCGAGAAAGCGGACGTTGTCTTCGATCAGGCGCTGGCGGCCGATGCGGGCCTCGAAGCGCTCATTGGCCCGGTAGCCGATCCAGGCCTGCGAGAGGTGCTCGTCGTCGGGGTCGGCCACGACCGGGTAGTCCGTGCGGCCGTTGGCGGTGGAGTTGAAGTCCTCGCTGCCGACATGGCGATTGGCGTGCCCGACCAGGCCAAAGCGCCAGCC
It encodes the following:
- a CDS encoding sulfur transferase domain-containing protein; this encodes MTPRKFFCALCLLLLVAACAATPESTSRLDIEGAHRPEPGRTISGQPTPAELVAAERAGVRHVVNARDIGEFEAWDEAELVAALGMEYHRVPIGSPGDLNRAAVEDFDRILAEIGDDPALLHCASGNRIGALYALRAAWIQGRDAESAIEIGKAHGLTSLERPVRRKLGRN
- a CDS encoding peptidase U32 family protein, whose product is MKLVCPAGSLPALREAVNNGADAVYLGFRDATNARAFPGLNFSDRDIERGLAHARSHGCRVYVALNTYPTSDKLSQWYSAVDRAADLGVDALIIAEMAVMDYAARKHPDIRRHLSVQGSATTAAALKFFHEQFGISRAVLPRVLAIQQVEALAEKTPLELEVFAFGSLCIMVEGRCQLSSYVTGRSPNLAGVCSPAEFVAWQETPEGKTARLNGVLIDRFADGEPAGYPVVCKGRYRLGDEISHVLEEPTSLNTLELLPRLKAAGISAVKIEGRQRSPAYVGTVVRIWRAAIDRLEADPEGFATDAKWQSELTRLSEGSQVTLGPYQRAWQ
- a CDS encoding U32 family peptidase, producing MKLSLGPLQYFWPRQKTLAFYESMAGEPVDIVYLGETVCSKRRELKLTDWLALGRDLKAAGHEVVLSTLTLIEAASELSMCKRIVENGEFAVEAGDLSAVQLCRERGLPFVTGQGVNIYNHRALALLHASGLFRMVAPVELGQAQLSQLREPGTDGPEIEILAWGRVPLSHSARCFTARAVGRGKDQCGFECIHHPEGQLVQTREDRPFLNLNGIQVQSGALQDLGPHVESLAAAGVDILRLSPQQANMSAVIGRFRAALAGQLTEAVPDAVSGYWQGRPGMD
- a CDS encoding hemolysin family protein, coding for MALLAFYLFLAIGVSFLCSILEAALLSITPAHIAVLNERGSRTGKRLRRLKRDIDQPLSAILSLNTVAHTFGAAGVGAQAQVIFGQAWLTLASAIVTLLILVFSEIIPKTLGATHAKSLAGFTASACIVLIYVTWPLVQLSKQITRWLAHDKSAPTVSREEFRVLAQAGSREGVFGEEESNIFTNLIRFSAIRVEDIMTPRVAVVKMRCDQTVSETMDSSRGMSFSRFPVYGESDEDIRGYVLKTDIMLAQAQGRGETRLEELKREVLFVPEFVSLQNLFSELLARQEHFAVVVDEYGGLAGVVTMEDVLETLLGMEIVDESDTVEDLRHAAREQWKTRARKLGLELPETGLQSETESPEPDEEERKDDA
- a CDS encoding alginate export family protein, which translates into the protein MDRLSHFVLFVCALALAGSAAAQSDSWEPVIDLRYRLELVDDDRFSEDATASTLRARLGVVSPEFSGWRFGLVGHANRHVGSEDFNSTANGRTDYPVVADPDDEHLSQAWIGYRANERFEARIGRQRLIEDNVRFLGNVGFRQLEQTFDAITLGWQPAEDWQVDLRWLDKAHRVFGPSNPNPLLAEAELNAWMGTLTRDFGPVKSALYAHRIAFDDRPASHRNLGLRLTGDLPGDQGFGYRVEFARQDGIRELDAVSGQNYIHLRLQQKLERWHWFAGHERLGGDGNYAFQMPLATLHAHNGWTDQFLTTPTDGLFDTYAAAGTTLGQWTGLVKLHDFRSDRDSRSYGREFGLMIKRPLVAGLSAEVKAARFNGDSSNGHPDVTKVWFTLNGNW
- a CDS encoding 3'-5' exonuclease, which gives rise to MFIPGNSKKNEPADWAAKFETLAEKSRQPLLRDYYARGAVAPDTPLEQVPLMALDLETTGLDSRRHGIVSIGLVPFNLKRIQTSRSHYWVVRPRREVEERSITIHRITHEQIESAPDLESLAEALLDAIAGQVLVVHYQAIERPFLYRAFERRFGEGLLFPLIDTLQMEKRIRGRVSLNPLTWLARGRHSWRLADCRRRYGLPEYAPHHALTDALATAELFQAQVAYHGSPDDRVEHWWL
- a CDS encoding SDR family oxidoreductase gives rise to the protein MDDSSKDLWRLDGRRALVTGASRGIGLAIARALCERGAEVWMTARGRSTLEEAVAELNADGFRAHALAGDVSDADSRSRLIESIGAPLHILVNNAGYNIRKPALAYAGDEVRDIFGTNLMAAFDLSRAAHPALAAAGSASIVNVSSVAGLKHLRTGAPYAMSKAAMNQMTRNLAVEWADDGIRVNAVAPWYIDTPLARQVLDDPDFRAEVLARTPLKRIGRPEEVAATVAFLCLPAAGYISGQTLAVDGGFSIFGF
- a CDS encoding DUF294 nucleotidyltransferase-like domain-containing protein, yielding MSPTRAVGADMEIEQIEIRDHLRQREPFSFLAEDELTAVAQSVEVAYFRAGSDILSLGDEINDLHYIRSGSVELFRRSGELYNRLGEGDIFGQLGLLTRRSARFPARALEDTLIYFIPGDLFRNLFDSNTAFADYVEVEDRTRLRQAAARSGGDNPLLTLRTGKLVSHRPVIVTASTTVEEAARLMTEERITSVLVVKDDIEAAARVQSPELVGILTDSDLRRRIVAQGLPSDTPVSEAMSGRVASIQDDCYLFEALLIMLRENVHHLPVLHHQQPIGVLDLADIIHHETQNSLFVVRNIFHCNSVEGLEALRPAVAASFVRMVEEDANTHMIGSAMATIGRSFKQRLLELGEQQFGPPPVPYCFLALGSMARDEQFLFTDQDNAMVLDDAFDPARHDDYFLKLAQFVSDGLDRAGYVYCTGDIMATNKKWRQPLSAWKKQFMEWIHRPNAERLLHSSIFFDLDGVAGQTSMADELNELIAVEASAEPAFLGCLAQNAQNRTPPLGFFRDFVLEQGGRHANSINLKRRGTAPLIDVIRVHALASASRSQNAFKRLDDCVAAGFLTANMAADLRDSLEFISIVRARHQAWDVERGGEPNNNIDPETLSAFERRSLKDAFKVLSNAQKFIRFRYRPVRV